Proteins encoded in a region of the Burkholderia ubonensis subsp. mesacidophila genome:
- a CDS encoding MFS transporter gives MNTTTLATQEAVHPGAAKMRRIILAASIGNALEWFDLIVYGFFAVTIAKLFFPATSEATSLLLTLGTFGLSYLIRPIGGFVLGAYADRAGRKASLLLSIAMMMGGTLLIATMPTYASIGLLAPLGIMLSRLMQGFSAGGEFASSTAFLVEHAPQRRGFMSSWQFASQGLATLLASGFGALLTSTLTPAQLESWGWRVPFLFGLAIGPVGLYIRRYVDEGVEFTTQARSEAPVRELFAGQKMRVLLAIGVLVISTAVNYMVLYMPTYAIKQLGLTASTGFAATLATGFILTLFTPLVGHWSDRAGRIRVMTAAALLMLVTVWPTFAWLTRHASFATMLAALIWIGVLKAMYCGALPALMAELFPAQTRATGLAVSYNTGVTLFGGFAPFVITWLISATGNRLSPALYLMGCALLSLAALFVARTRLRMR, from the coding sequence ATGAACACCACCACCCTCGCCACGCAGGAAGCCGTTCATCCCGGCGCCGCGAAAATGCGCCGCATCATCCTTGCGGCGTCGATCGGCAACGCGCTCGAATGGTTCGACCTGATCGTCTACGGCTTCTTCGCGGTGACGATCGCGAAGCTGTTCTTCCCCGCGACGAGCGAGGCAACGTCGCTGCTGCTCACGCTCGGCACGTTCGGGCTGTCGTACCTGATCCGACCGATCGGCGGCTTCGTGCTCGGCGCGTACGCGGACCGCGCCGGGCGCAAGGCGTCGCTGCTGCTGTCGATCGCGATGATGATGGGAGGCACGCTGCTGATCGCGACGATGCCGACCTACGCGTCGATCGGCCTTCTCGCGCCGCTCGGGATCATGTTGTCAAGGCTGATGCAGGGCTTCTCCGCAGGCGGCGAATTCGCGAGTTCGACCGCGTTCCTCGTCGAACACGCGCCGCAGCGGCGCGGCTTCATGTCGAGCTGGCAGTTCGCGAGCCAGGGTCTCGCGACGCTGCTCGCATCGGGTTTCGGCGCGCTGCTGACGAGCACGCTGACGCCCGCGCAGCTCGAGAGCTGGGGCTGGCGCGTGCCGTTCCTGTTCGGGCTCGCGATCGGGCCGGTCGGGCTATACATCCGCCGCTACGTCGACGAAGGCGTCGAGTTCACGACGCAAGCACGTTCGGAGGCGCCCGTGCGCGAGCTGTTCGCCGGCCAGAAGATGCGCGTCCTGCTCGCGATCGGCGTGCTCGTGATCTCGACCGCGGTGAACTACATGGTGCTGTACATGCCGACCTACGCGATCAAGCAGCTCGGCCTGACCGCGTCGACCGGCTTCGCGGCGACGCTCGCCACCGGCTTCATCCTCACGCTCTTCACGCCGCTCGTCGGCCACTGGTCCGATCGCGCCGGGCGGATCCGCGTGATGACGGCCGCGGCGCTGCTGATGCTCGTCACGGTCTGGCCGACGTTCGCGTGGCTCACGCGCCATGCGTCGTTCGCGACGATGCTCGCCGCGCTGATCTGGATCGGCGTGCTGAAGGCGATGTACTGCGGCGCGCTACCCGCGTTGATGGCGGAACTGTTCCCGGCGCAGACGCGCGCGACCGGGCTCGCGGTCAGCTACAACACGGGTGTCACGCTGTTCGGCGGCTTCGCGCCGTTCGTGATCACGTGGCTCATCAGCGCGACCGGCAACCGCCTGTCGCCGGCGCTCTACCTGATGGGCTGCGCGTTGCTGAGCCTCGCGGCGCTGTTCGTCGCGCGCACGCGCCTGCGGATGCGCTGA
- a CDS encoding GGDEF domain-containing protein has protein sequence MQIAPKPPDEAARLATLHSLDILDTAPEERFDRVTRLARRLFDVPIALVSLVDENRQWFKSRIGLDAAETPRDVSFCAHALLARDALVIPDARLDERFHDNPLVTGTPGIRFYAGQPLRAPNGARIGTLCLIDTQPRSLAPDELSLLEDLAHMTEREIAALHLATTDELTQLTNRRGFETLARHVLTLCARLDRHAALLFFDLNEFKSINDRFGHAEGDRALKAFADTLTGTLRDSDVIARLGGDEFVVLLSATDAADADEAVRRVSRALAARNDADARGYAIRFSTGRVEYDPARHHTVSDLLASADRHMYEDKQRGKAARA, from the coding sequence ATGCAAATCGCACCCAAACCGCCCGACGAAGCGGCTCGCCTCGCCACGCTGCATTCGCTCGACATCCTCGACACAGCGCCGGAAGAACGTTTCGACCGTGTCACCCGCCTCGCGCGACGACTGTTCGACGTACCGATCGCACTCGTCAGTCTCGTCGACGAAAACCGCCAGTGGTTCAAGAGCCGCATCGGCCTCGACGCCGCCGAAACGCCTCGCGACGTGTCGTTCTGCGCGCACGCGCTGCTCGCGCGCGACGCGCTGGTGATCCCCGATGCCCGTCTCGACGAGCGCTTTCACGACAACCCGCTCGTCACCGGCACGCCGGGCATCCGCTTCTATGCTGGTCAACCGTTGCGCGCGCCGAACGGCGCACGGATCGGCACGCTGTGCCTGATCGACACCCAGCCCCGCTCGCTCGCCCCCGACGAACTGTCGCTGCTCGAGGACCTCGCCCACATGACCGAACGCGAGATCGCCGCGCTGCATCTCGCGACCACCGATGAGCTCACGCAACTGACCAACCGGCGCGGCTTCGAGACGCTCGCCCGGCACGTGCTGACGCTGTGCGCGCGGCTCGACCGGCACGCGGCGCTGCTGTTCTTCGACCTGAACGAGTTCAAGTCGATCAACGACCGCTTCGGCCACGCCGAAGGCGACCGCGCGCTCAAGGCATTCGCGGACACGCTGACGGGAACGCTGCGCGACAGCGACGTGATCGCGCGCCTCGGCGGCGACGAATTCGTCGTCCTGCTGAGCGCGACTGACGCAGCCGACGCCGACGAAGCCGTCAGGCGCGTGTCGCGCGCGCTGGCGGCACGCAACGACGCGGACGCGCGCGGCTATGCGATCCGGTTCAGCACCGGCCGTGTCGAGTACGATCCCGCGCGCCACCACACGGTATCCGACCTGCTCGCGTCGGCGGACCGCCACATGTACGAAGACAAGCAGCGCGGCAAGGCGGCGCGCGCCTGA
- a CDS encoding LysR family transcriptional regulator, with translation MAAFLHGLALRYFVEVARTGSLSDAAARLHVAVSAVSRQIAKLESELGAPLFERRPRGMALSEAGERLLSFAQRSLLEAEHVMKEIGGLDALHGSLLKIACTEGFAIDFLPGVLASFKARHPGVDFSLWVVSPADATRRVRDGDADLALTFSLAPEKGVRVEHTERAPIYALVRRDHPLAAREAVSLADVARHPHVLPEAGTTVRQLIDIACALDGLLLEPELTSNNTAVMYRYAQHTGAVMFAGLLSVRDRCDADGFVVIPLTDPQLGERSIQIQTMAGRDLPASVRAFRDHLVDAITATRAAPSPVRRPRSRRVR, from the coding sequence ATGGCGGCGTTCCTGCATGGCCTCGCGCTGCGGTATTTCGTCGAAGTGGCGCGCACCGGCTCGCTCAGCGACGCCGCCGCGCGGCTGCACGTCGCCGTGTCCGCGGTCAGCCGGCAGATCGCGAAGCTCGAGAGCGAGCTGGGCGCGCCGCTGTTCGAGCGCCGTCCGCGCGGGATGGCGCTGTCGGAGGCGGGCGAGCGGCTCCTGAGCTTCGCGCAGCGCAGCCTGCTCGAGGCGGAACACGTGATGAAGGAGATCGGCGGCCTCGACGCGCTGCACGGCAGCCTGCTGAAGATTGCGTGCACGGAAGGCTTCGCGATCGATTTCCTGCCGGGCGTGCTTGCGAGCTTCAAGGCGCGTCACCCGGGCGTCGACTTCTCTCTGTGGGTCGTGTCGCCGGCCGATGCGACACGGCGCGTGCGCGACGGCGATGCGGATCTCGCGCTGACGTTCAGCCTCGCGCCGGAGAAGGGCGTGCGCGTCGAGCACACCGAACGGGCGCCGATCTACGCGCTGGTGCGACGCGACCACCCGCTCGCGGCGCGCGAAGCGGTGTCGCTTGCCGACGTCGCGCGCCATCCGCACGTGCTGCCCGAGGCGGGCACCACCGTGCGCCAGCTGATCGACATCGCGTGCGCGCTCGACGGGCTGCTGCTCGAGCCCGAGCTGACGAGCAACAACACGGCGGTGATGTACCGCTACGCGCAACATACGGGCGCGGTGATGTTCGCCGGCCTGCTGTCGGTGCGCGACCGCTGCGACGCGGACGGCTTCGTCGTCATCCCGCTGACGGATCCTCAACTGGGCGAGCGGAGCATCCAGATCCAGACGATGGCGGGGCGCGACCTGCCGGCGTCGGTGCGCGCGTTTCGCGATCATCTGGTCGACGCGATCACGGCGACGCGCGCCGCGCCGTCCCCGGTGCGACGCCCGCGAAGCCGCCGCGTGAGATAA
- the mnmH gene encoding tRNA 2-selenouridine(34) synthase MnmH, whose protein sequence is MKNLIVTLDRAGEFDEIIDVRTPLEFAEDHIPGALNAPVLSNEERVLVGTMYRQVSPYEATRVGAAMVARNIARHLDTTFADRPRNWRPLIYCWRGGKRSGSMTAWFNLIGWQARQLDGGYKAYRRSVCATLDTLPTRFRYIALVGHTGCGKTRLLQALRGVGAQTLDLEALACHRGSLLGALPGVPQPSQKAFDSRLVGALERFDPAWPVFVESESRKIGLVQLPLALLQAFHAGPWVQVDAARDERIAFLLDDYAHLFDEPDAFKAQLRRLIGLHSRDDVDRWGGLIDAQARAELFGELIDRHYDPAYARTFREHFGKPSRALTFHFRPNAADASEQANALLAQLAQAGLPATAAGIASTT, encoded by the coding sequence TTGAAGAACCTGATTGTCACCCTCGATCGCGCCGGCGAGTTCGACGAGATCATCGACGTGCGCACGCCGCTCGAGTTTGCCGAGGACCACATCCCCGGCGCGCTCAACGCGCCCGTGCTCAGCAACGAGGAGCGCGTGCTCGTCGGCACGATGTACCGCCAGGTGTCGCCGTACGAGGCGACGCGCGTCGGCGCGGCGATGGTCGCGCGCAACATCGCACGCCACCTCGATACGACCTTCGCCGACCGGCCGCGCAACTGGCGTCCGCTGATCTACTGCTGGCGCGGCGGCAAGCGTTCGGGGTCGATGACCGCCTGGTTCAACCTGATCGGCTGGCAGGCGCGCCAGCTCGACGGCGGCTACAAGGCGTATCGTCGCTCGGTGTGCGCGACGCTCGACACGCTGCCGACCCGGTTCCGCTACATCGCGCTCGTCGGCCACACCGGCTGCGGCAAGACGCGCCTGCTGCAGGCGCTGCGCGGCGTGGGCGCGCAGACGCTCGACCTCGAGGCGCTTGCGTGCCATCGCGGCTCGCTGCTCGGCGCGCTGCCGGGCGTGCCGCAGCCGTCGCAGAAGGCGTTCGACTCGCGGCTCGTCGGGGCGCTGGAGCGCTTCGATCCGGCCTGGCCGGTGTTCGTTGAATCGGAAAGCCGCAAGATCGGGCTCGTGCAGCTGCCGCTCGCGCTGCTGCAGGCGTTTCACGCGGGGCCGTGGGTGCAGGTCGACGCGGCGCGCGACGAGCGCATCGCGTTCCTGCTCGACGATTACGCCCATCTGTTCGACGAGCCGGACGCGTTCAAGGCGCAGCTGCGGCGGCTGATCGGCCTGCACAGCCGCGACGACGTCGACCGCTGGGGCGGGCTGATCGATGCGCAGGCGCGCGCCGAATTGTTTGGCGAACTGATCGACCGGCATTACGATCCGGCCTATGCGCGGACCTTCCGCGAGCATTTCGGCAAGCCGAGCCGCGCGCTGACGTTCCATTTCCGGCCGAATGCGGCCGATGCGAGCGAACAGGCGAACGCGCTGCTCGCGCAGCTCGCCCAGGCCGGGTTGCCGGCGACGGCCGCCGGCATCGCCTCCACGACATAA
- a CDS encoding M20 family metallopeptidase, producing MSRTAAIQHALNQFESGAFLATLSRRIGLRTESQESGSAAALRTYLTDEIAPEAERLGFATRIADNPVDGGGPFLLASRHEDDALPTVLIYGHGDVVRGYDAQWRAPLSPWSLTVDGDRWYGRGSADNKGQHSINLAALASVLAARGGRLGFNAKLLIEMGEETGSPGLDALCRRERAALAADVLIASDGPRIAAERPTVFLGSRGAVNFTLSLRARDGAHHSGNWGGLLRNPAIVLAHALASLVDARGAIRVDGLRPPPIPAAVRDALADLAVGGGPGDPALDANWGEPGLSPAERVFGWNTLEILAFKAGNPEHPVNAIPPAAYAHCQLRFVIGTDWKALHAHLRAHLDAHGFADVEVDVERGAPATRLPPDDPWVRWAVASLARTTGKKPAILPNLGGTLPNEVFADTLGLPTLWVPHSYPACAQHAPDEHLLGSVVREGLQMMAGLFWDLGDAAPPVRRHTPDIAGAGV from the coding sequence TTGAGCCGTACCGCCGCCATCCAGCACGCGCTGAACCAGTTCGAATCCGGCGCGTTCCTCGCCACCCTGAGCCGCCGCATCGGGCTGCGCACCGAAAGCCAGGAAAGCGGCTCCGCCGCCGCGCTGCGCACGTACCTGACCGACGAGATCGCGCCCGAGGCCGAACGCCTAGGCTTCGCCACCCGCATCGCCGACAACCCCGTCGACGGCGGCGGGCCGTTCCTGCTCGCGTCGCGACACGAGGACGACGCGCTGCCGACCGTGCTGATCTACGGCCACGGCGACGTCGTGCGCGGCTACGACGCGCAATGGCGCGCGCCGCTGTCGCCGTGGTCGCTAACCGTCGACGGCGACCGCTGGTACGGCCGCGGCAGCGCCGACAACAAGGGCCAGCATTCGATCAACCTCGCCGCACTCGCGAGCGTGCTGGCCGCGCGCGGCGGCCGGCTCGGCTTCAATGCCAAGCTGCTGATCGAGATGGGCGAGGAAACCGGCTCGCCCGGCCTCGACGCGCTGTGCCGCCGCGAACGCGCCGCGCTCGCCGCCGACGTGCTGATCGCGTCCGACGGGCCGCGCATCGCCGCCGAGCGACCGACGGTCTTCCTCGGCTCGCGCGGCGCGGTCAACTTCACGTTGAGCCTGCGCGCCCGCGACGGCGCGCATCATTCGGGCAACTGGGGCGGGCTGCTGCGCAATCCGGCGATCGTGCTCGCGCATGCGCTCGCGAGCCTCGTCGATGCGCGCGGCGCGATCCGCGTCGACGGCCTGCGCCCGCCGCCGATCCCCGCCGCGGTGCGCGACGCGCTCGCCGATCTCGCCGTTGGCGGCGGCCCCGGCGATCCGGCGCTCGACGCCAACTGGGGCGAACCGGGCCTCAGCCCCGCCGAACGCGTGTTCGGCTGGAATACGCTCGAGATCCTCGCGTTCAAGGCCGGCAACCCCGAGCATCCGGTCAACGCGATCCCGCCTGCCGCGTATGCGCACTGCCAGCTGCGCTTCGTCATCGGCACCGACTGGAAAGCGCTGCACGCGCACCTGCGCGCGCACCTCGACGCGCACGGCTTCGCCGACGTCGAGGTCGACGTCGAGCGCGGCGCGCCCGCGACGCGCCTGCCGCCCGACGATCCGTGGGTACGCTGGGCGGTCGCGTCGCTCGCGCGCACGACCGGCAAGAAGCCGGCGATCCTGCCGAACCTCGGCGGCACGTTGCCGAACGAAGTGTTTGCCGACACGCTCGGCCTGCCGACGCTATGGGTGCCGCACTCGTATCCGGCATGCGCGCAGCATGCGCCTGACGAGCACCTGCTGGGCAGCGTCGTGCGTGAAGGACTCCAGATGATGGCCGGGCTGTTCTGGGATCTCGGCGACGCCGCCCCGCCCGTTCGCCGCCACACGCCCGATATCGCCGGCGCCGGCGTTTGA
- a CDS encoding PaaI family thioesterase, whose product MNPLSMSGIELLRAAVTGDVPLASISETMPMRPLEVELGYIKMAARADGRHLNPLGGVHGGFAATVLDSVTGCAVHSMLDAGVGYGTVDLHVKMLRPVPRDVDLIAEGRVIHLSRSLGVAEGTLKTPDDKIVAHASATCFIQRP is encoded by the coding sequence ATGAACCCGCTTTCGATGTCCGGTATCGAGCTGTTGCGTGCCGCTGTGACGGGCGACGTGCCGCTCGCGTCGATTTCCGAGACCATGCCGATGCGGCCGCTCGAGGTCGAGCTCGGCTACATCAAGATGGCGGCGCGCGCGGACGGTCGGCACCTGAACCCCCTCGGCGGCGTGCACGGCGGCTTCGCGGCGACGGTGCTCGATTCGGTCACCGGCTGCGCGGTGCATTCGATGCTCGACGCGGGCGTCGGCTACGGAACCGTCGACCTGCACGTGAAGATGCTGCGGCCGGTGCCGCGCGACGTCGACCTGATCGCGGAAGGCCGCGTGATTCACCTGTCGCGCTCGCTCGGCGTCGCCGAAGGCACGCTGAAGACGCCGGATGACAAGATCGTCGCGCACGCGTCGGCGACCTGCTTCATTCAGCGCCCGTAG
- a CDS encoding phospholipase D family nuclease produces the protein MLSRNRLAAVCVASSLLVMPYAAFGKTQTESLLQQAIDFVSRLLPAPTHEAPASQVVESAFSPDAGAEALVLKAIGAARSSIRVAAYSFTSPPVTRALLAAKRRGVNVAVVVDDKGNRAKSSKQALNLLVNAGIPTRTIDVYAIHHDKYLVIDAEHVETGSFNYSASAASRNSENVIVVWNNPQLASRYLAHWQSRFDQATPYRSAY, from the coding sequence ATGTTGTCGCGAAATCGCCTTGCCGCCGTTTGCGTTGCCTCTTCCTTGCTCGTCATGCCGTACGCGGCATTCGGAAAAACGCAGACCGAGTCGCTGCTGCAACAGGCGATCGATTTCGTGTCGCGCCTGTTGCCGGCTCCAACGCACGAGGCGCCGGCCAGCCAGGTCGTCGAATCGGCGTTCTCGCCCGACGCCGGCGCCGAAGCGCTCGTGCTGAAGGCGATCGGCGCCGCACGCAGCTCGATCCGGGTCGCGGCCTACTCGTTCACGTCGCCTCCCGTCACGCGTGCACTGCTCGCCGCGAAGCGACGCGGCGTCAACGTGGCGGTCGTCGTCGACGACAAGGGCAATCGCGCGAAAAGCAGCAAGCAGGCGCTGAACCTGCTCGTCAACGCGGGCATCCCGACGCGCACGATCGATGTGTACGCGATCCATCACGACAAGTACCTCGTGATCGACGCCGAACACGTCGAGACCGGATCGTTCAACTACAGCGCGTCGGCGGCGTCACGCAATTCCGAGAACGTCATCGTCGTGTGGAACAACCCGCAACTGGCGTCACGCTATCTCGCGCACTGGCAAAGCCGCTTCGACCAGGCCACGCCGTATCGCTCCGCATACTGA
- a CDS encoding VOC family protein — MSTSVKPIPEGMRTLTPHLICAGAADAIEFYKQAFNAVERVRLPAPNGKLIHACLTIGDSSLMLVDEMPEHGALGPKALKGTAVCLHLFVPDVDAAIAQAAAAGAKVTMPPADMFWGDRYGQVEDPFGHRWSLATHQRDLTPEQIRDAMASAPGCGG; from the coding sequence ATGTCCACGTCCGTCAAACCGATCCCGGAAGGGATGCGCACGCTTACGCCGCACCTGATCTGCGCCGGCGCCGCCGATGCGATCGAGTTCTACAAGCAGGCGTTCAACGCCGTCGAGCGGGTGCGCCTGCCGGCCCCGAACGGCAAGCTGATTCACGCCTGCCTGACCATCGGCGATTCGTCGCTGATGCTCGTCGACGAAATGCCCGAGCACGGCGCGCTCGGACCGAAGGCATTGAAAGGAACGGCCGTCTGCCTGCATCTGTTCGTGCCGGACGTCGATGCGGCGATCGCGCAGGCCGCGGCGGCCGGCGCGAAGGTCACGATGCCGCCGGCCGACATGTTCTGGGGCGACCGCTATGGCCAGGTCGAGGATCCGTTCGGGCATCGCTGGTCGCTCGCGACGCATCAGCGCGACCTGACGCCGGAGCAGATCCGCGACGCAATGGCCAGCGCGCCCGGATGCGGAGGCTGA
- a CDS encoding class I SAM-dependent methyltransferase: MITRDDVISAYSLLLGRQPESDGAISSWLDSCSSTDELVVGIVGSEEFSKRATSIARKRTMDNFGRSDALSSSKIKAEPNLVRWLRDLDSISGWLSPGTAFMSAGLAQIQAEHGYRGNIVEIGVYHGKYLTGLATTLLDGEKAIAIDVFDDQSKNADLVGYDEVGSSGIHDLTQQAFLDNAKRYCPNADIAVIQRSSLEVRPEDILSHGDKVRFFSIDGGHTLDVLLNDLHLAVATLAPHGIISIDDILNPQWPGIITGVVRFFDGETNLRPVAFVSNKLLCAFEPFANFYRKALLDIAPQAIQRRDVEFSNYTADQYQDGDEYDRFLASING, encoded by the coding sequence ATGATTACGCGCGACGACGTTATATCTGCCTATTCACTCCTTCTTGGCCGGCAGCCCGAGAGTGATGGTGCCATCTCGTCATGGCTTGACTCGTGCAGCAGCACTGACGAGCTTGTTGTGGGAATTGTGGGTTCTGAAGAATTCTCGAAGCGAGCAACGTCCATTGCACGCAAGCGAACGATGGACAATTTCGGAAGGTCAGATGCCCTTTCATCGTCCAAGATCAAGGCAGAGCCAAACCTGGTCCGGTGGCTTCGAGATCTCGATTCGATTTCCGGCTGGCTTTCGCCCGGTACGGCTTTCATGTCTGCAGGTCTTGCACAGATACAAGCCGAACATGGGTACCGCGGCAACATCGTGGAGATTGGCGTCTACCACGGCAAGTACCTGACCGGACTTGCGACAACACTCCTCGATGGAGAGAAGGCAATTGCCATCGACGTATTCGACGATCAATCGAAAAATGCTGATCTCGTCGGGTACGACGAGGTTGGCTCATCTGGAATTCACGACCTGACGCAACAAGCCTTCCTCGATAACGCGAAGCGTTACTGCCCGAATGCAGACATCGCAGTTATTCAGCGATCATCGCTCGAAGTCAGACCGGAAGACATTCTCAGCCACGGCGACAAAGTGAGATTCTTCTCGATCGACGGAGGCCATACCCTAGACGTTTTGCTCAACGACTTACATCTCGCGGTGGCGACGCTGGCGCCACACGGGATTATTTCCATTGACGATATTCTCAATCCTCAATGGCCAGGCATCATCACTGGTGTCGTTCGCTTCTTTGACGGCGAGACCAACTTGCGACCAGTCGCATTCGTCTCCAACAAATTGCTTTGCGCATTCGAACCATTTGCCAACTTCTATCGAAAGGCGCTCCTCGACATCGCTCCGCAGGCAATTCAAAGACGCGACGTAGAATTTTCAAACTACACCGCGGATCAATACCAAGACGGCGACGAGTACGATCGCTTCCTGGCCAGCATCAACGGTTGA
- a CDS encoding XAC2610-related protein, whose protein sequence is MASGKPLANSARPYDDQGVINVGDFNFDGHDDFDVQTCNEGNYGGPSYDVYVFDPKSGKFIPNDVLSELTRSSLGFFDVDARHKRLRTLGKSGCCCHETTVYRVERNRPVPVERHSEDGMRGDGRMAITDERLVNGKWQRKVRYLSH, encoded by the coding sequence ATGGCATCCGGCAAGCCGCTCGCCAATTCCGCCCGGCCTTACGACGATCAGGGAGTCATCAACGTCGGCGACTTCAACTTCGACGGTCACGACGATTTCGACGTCCAGACCTGCAACGAGGGCAACTATGGCGGGCCGAGTTACGACGTCTACGTGTTCGATCCGAAAAGCGGCAAGTTCATCCCCAACGATGTGCTGAGCGAGCTGACGCGGTCGTCGCTCGGTTTCTTCGACGTCGACGCCAGGCACAAGCGACTCCGTACGCTCGGCAAGAGCGGATGCTGCTGTCACGAGACGACCGTCTATCGCGTCGAACGGAATCGGCCAGTCCCGGTGGAACGGCATAGCGAGGACGGAATGCGCGGCGACGGCAGGATGGCGATCACCGACGAGCGCCTGGTCAACGGAAAGTGGCAGCGGAAGGTGCGTTATCTGTCGCACTAA
- a CDS encoding winged helix-turn-helix transcriptional regulator, producing MKWDDIGTLNCSVARTLAVLGDRWTMLILRNAFLGCRRFDAFQAQLGLTRHVLAERLARLVDDGVLVKRAYQERPPRFEYRLTEKGRDLYPALLALMAWGDRWKDDGNGPPLQLRHRTCGHLMHAVPVCSACGEPLDPRDVQPEAGPGWVAPPHTTEASGE from the coding sequence ATGAAATGGGATGACATCGGCACGCTGAACTGTTCGGTCGCCCGCACGCTCGCCGTGCTCGGCGACCGCTGGACCATGCTGATCCTGCGCAACGCCTTCCTCGGCTGCCGCCGCTTCGATGCGTTCCAGGCCCAGCTCGGACTGACCCGCCACGTACTCGCCGAGCGTCTCGCGCGCCTCGTCGACGACGGCGTGCTCGTCAAGCGCGCGTACCAGGAGCGTCCGCCGCGCTTCGAATACCGGCTGACCGAGAAAGGCCGCGACCTGTACCCTGCGCTGCTCGCGCTGATGGCCTGGGGCGACCGCTGGAAGGACGACGGCAACGGGCCGCCGCTGCAGTTGCGCCACCGCACCTGCGGTCATCTGATGCATGCGGTTCCGGTGTGCTCGGCCTGCGGCGAGCCGCTCGACCCGCGCGACGTGCAGCCCGAAGCCGGCCCCGGTTGGGTGGCGCCGCCGCACACAACGGAAGCGTCCGGCGAATGA
- a CDS encoding DUF1330 domain-containing protein, translating to MATYIVFTLESTQDQQELDIYQSKVGATLAGHPLKVLAAYGDQETLEGEGPEGVVIVEFPSKAAAHAWYDGPEYQAVVQHRFKGGRYRAVLVEGT from the coding sequence TTGGCGACCTATATCGTCTTCACCCTTGAAAGCACGCAGGACCAGCAAGAACTCGACATCTACCAGAGCAAGGTCGGCGCAACGCTCGCCGGCCATCCGCTGAAGGTGCTCGCTGCGTACGGCGATCAGGAGACGCTCGAGGGCGAAGGCCCGGAAGGCGTCGTGATCGTCGAGTTTCCGTCGAAGGCGGCGGCGCACGCATGGTACGACGGCCCCGAATACCAGGCGGTCGTCCAGCATCGCTTCAAGGGTGGACGCTATCGCGCGGTGCTGGTCGAGGGCACGTGA
- a CDS encoding NADP(H)-dependent aldo-keto reductase encodes MEYRTLGDSGIEVSLIGLGTMTWGEQNTERDAHAQLDYAIGQGVTLVDAAEMYPVPPKPETQGRTEQYIGTWLAQHRALRDRIVLATKIAGPARQPHNPRHIRGEGNQFDRKNLTEALDGSLKRLQTDYVDLYQLHWPDRSTTTFGRPAYPWIDDAYTVPIEETLAVLADFVKAGKVRAIGVSNETPWGVAQFLRAAEKLGLPRIASIQNPYSLLNRTFENGLSEFTHREGVGLLAYSPLAFGWLSGKYENGARPAGARITLFERFQRYSKPQAVEATSRYVALAKRHGLSPAQLALAFVNSRPFLTSNLIGATSLEQLKENIGSVDVKLSDEILAEIDALHERQPNPAP; translated from the coding sequence ATGGAATACCGCACACTTGGCGATTCGGGCATCGAAGTCAGCCTGATCGGTCTCGGCACGATGACGTGGGGCGAGCAGAACACGGAGCGCGACGCGCACGCGCAGCTCGACTACGCGATTGGGCAGGGCGTCACGCTGGTCGACGCCGCGGAAATGTATCCGGTGCCGCCGAAACCTGAAACGCAGGGGCGCACCGAGCAGTACATCGGCACGTGGCTCGCGCAGCATCGCGCGCTGCGCGACAGGATCGTGCTCGCGACGAAGATCGCCGGCCCGGCCCGGCAGCCGCACAATCCGCGTCATATCCGCGGCGAGGGCAACCAGTTCGACCGCAAGAACCTGACCGAGGCGCTCGACGGCAGCCTCAAGCGCCTGCAGACGGATTACGTCGATCTCTACCAGCTCCACTGGCCGGACCGCAGCACGACGACGTTTGGCCGTCCCGCGTATCCGTGGATCGACGACGCCTATACGGTGCCGATCGAGGAGACGCTCGCGGTGCTCGCGGATTTCGTGAAGGCGGGCAAGGTGCGCGCGATCGGCGTGTCGAACGAGACGCCGTGGGGCGTCGCGCAATTCCTGCGCGCGGCCGAGAAGCTCGGGCTGCCGCGCATCGCCAGCATCCAGAACCCGTACAGCCTGCTGAACCGGACCTTCGAGAACGGCCTGTCGGAATTCACGCATCGCGAAGGCGTCGGCCTGCTCGCGTATTCGCCGCTCGCGTTCGGCTGGCTGTCCGGCAAATACGAGAACGGCGCCCGCCCAGCCGGCGCGCGCATCACGCTGTTCGAGCGCTTCCAGCGCTACAGCAAGCCGCAGGCGGTCGAGGCGACGTCGCGCTATGTCGCGCTCGCGAAGCGGCACGGCTTGTCGCCGGCGCAGCTCGCGCTGGCGTTCGTCAACAGCCGACCGTTCCTGACCAGCAACCTTATCGGTGCGACATCGCTCGAGCAGCTGAAGGAGAACATCGGCAGCGTCGACGTCAAGCTGTCCGACGAGATTCTCGCGGAGATCGACGCGCTGCACGAACGGCAGCCGAACCCCGCGCCGTAA